In the genome of Verrucomicrobiota bacterium, the window GATTTGACGGATTGCTGACGTCGATAATTTGCAGACCGGCGCGGTCATCGCTCACATAGGCGTACTTGCCGGAGATCATGGCCTTTCTGGCAAAACCGTCCGTGTCACAAGCGCCAACGCGTCGTGGGCTTGCCGGTGTGCTGACATCAAGGATAATGAGGCCAGCCGCTCCGTCTGCGACATACGCGTAAGAGGCATTCAGCGCGACGTGTTGAGCGGAACCAGGCGTGTCGAACGATCCGGTTCGTTTTGGATTTGCCGGGTCAACCACGTTGACCAGCTCCAATCCGGCATCGCCATCCGCAATGAAGGCGTAACCGTTGGAGACCACCACGTGGTTGGCGCGGCCCGGCGTGTCGAGGGTGGCTACTTGCAACGTCCGGGCAGGATCACTGACATCCACCACTTGCAGGCCGGTGTCGCCCACGGCGAGATAGGCGTGCTTTCCTTCGACGGCAACGCCGGTAACGGAGCCGTCTGTCTTGAGGCTGGCGATCCGCTGAGGATTCGTTGCCGCGGAAACGTCGATGACTTCGAGGCCGGCCTCGCCGTCGGCCACGTAAGCGGTCTTGCCGGAAATCGCTACGTGCAGCGAATAGCTGCTCGTCGGGAATGCGGCGACGGCTTGTGGTGCGCGTCGATCACGAATGTCGATGACCTGAAGACCGCCTCGATAGTCCGCAACATAAGCATAGTCTCCCGAAACGGACACAGACATGGCGTGGCCGATCGTATCCAAGACGCCCACCTGCTGCGGATTTGTGGGATCTTTGATGTCGATGATTTCCAATCCAGATTCGCGCGCCGTTACGAAGGCGTGCGCGCCGGAAATTGCGACCGAGTACGCCGCGGCGCGGCCTCGATAAGATCCAATCAATAGAGGCGCCTCAGGAGCGCTCACATCGATAACCTTCAAACCGCCCTGAGACGCGGCGACGTAGGCCAGGCTGCCAGAAACAGCAATTCCTGTGGCGTTGCCTCCCGTGGCCAATTCGCCCATGGCTTGCGGTTGGGTGGGATCACCGATGTCGATTACCTGCAGGCCGCGTAATCCTGCGGCGACGTAGGCGCGGTTGCCGGACACCGCCACACTCAGCACATTTCCGGCCGCAGTTCCGCCGACGCGCTTCGGACTGACAGGATCGCTCACGTCCAGAATCTGTAGTCCGGTCACCAACTGCGGCCCGCCGCTGTAAGCGTGCCGACACTTACCGGACTCCCGATTTCGGGAGCTTCGACGTTTTGGAAGAAAACTGCGGCTCTATTCCTGTGTCTCCCGACGTCGAACTGAGATTGCAATGACCGATCGGTCAAACCCGTTGGAGTCTGGCCGGAGGTGTGCGTTGGCGCCACTTTGCGGCCGGAATCCCGTTGGGATTCTAAACGGAAGAATTGCGTGTAAGGAGCAGCCAACACTCCAGCGCTCCACAACTCCAATCCCCCCTTTCGTCCTACCGGTAGTCCTCCCGAATCGGATAAAAGGCGTCGATGATGTGGCATCGCGTCACGGCGCGCCCTGAGTGAACGGCATGGGAGGGAATGATCCCGACCGACCCCGGCCCCAACCGCTGAGTTTCGCCGTTGATCGTCAACTCAAATTCCCCGGCGATGACGTTCGCCACTTGCTCGTGCGGATGCGAGTGCACCGGCAGTACCGCTCCGGCTTCGATGTCCCAGTGGGCGAGAGTCATGGTCGCGGAGTGAACAAAGCGCACTTTGAATCCGGGAAAAGTCTGTTTGGCTTGAAGCTCATCGAGTTTCACGAAAGGCATGCGGATTTATCTCATGGAATGTGCCGGAAGCAAAGCCGTTCGGCGCGGCTTGTGCGGCTTGGGTTGAAGCAGCAATTCTGCCCATGAACCTCGGAGCGCCGGTCTCCGCTCCGGCGCGATTCTCAAGCCGCACTGACGCGTGCCGAGTCGGAGACCGGCGCCCCGGTTCATGGGCCGCAGCTTGACACGGCGTCCGGTAGGGCGGAGCTGCCGCTCCGCCTTCTCTTGGAAACCGCACGTCAAGTCTGCGTCTGCGAGTCCTTCGAGAGCACCGCTGCGTCAGTCAGCGGACAGGGCAGCAGACCGGCAGGTCTGCCCTACCGGACTGAACCGGGCGCGTCGCGTTGAACCGGGTTGAAATGAAGGTTGCGCACGCCGCCCGCGCGTTGCAGACTGTGCGAAATCTGTGAGCCGATGCGGCTGCTCCACTTAGAGCTCCAGCGAGAACGCGGCTCCCAACAACCAGCGGTGTACAATGACCTTCACCGGCAAAGTAATCAAAGGAGCCATCGTGTTGCCTCCTCACGTCAAACTCCCAGAAGGTTTGCAGTTGGAAGTGAACATTCCGGAGTTGCCATCCGGGATGCCGGCGATTCAGGAACGCTTGTTGAAGTTCGCCGGAATCCTGCGCGATCTTCCGCGCGACTTCGCCCGGAACCACGACCACTACATCCACGGAGCGCCGAAGCGATGAAAACTCTCTTTGCCGACACGTTTTTCTTTCTCGCCTTGCTGAACGCAAACGACGAGGCCCATGAACGCGCCAGGGCCGCGTGCGCGCAGCCCGGCCAGCGGCTCGTGACCACCGCCTGGATTATCAATGAAGTCGCCGACGGATTGGCGCGCATTCCCAATCGCACCGGTGTCATCGAATTTCTGAACGCGTTGAAGGATGATCCCGAAATGGAAATCATCGTCCCGTCCCGCGAGCTGCTCGAAGCCGGCATTAACCTTTACTCGCGTCACGCGGACAAAGAGTGGACGCTCACGGACTGCGTGTCCTTCGTTGCCATGAAAGAGGAACGCATCTCCGAAGCCTTGACCGGGGATCCGCACTTTGAACAGGCGGGATTCAAGGCGTTGCTCAAATAGCGCGGCGGACGTTGCAGCGTGGCAGCGAGACACCGAGACTCCGTTACACAGTTAGAAATGTTAGATGAGTTAAACAGGTTGATTGGGGTGAAATGCCGATGAGCGCTCAGGGTACTCCGACCATCGGGAGCGATTCGGCCGGCGCGGCCGTGTTGCGAG includes:
- a CDS encoding type II toxin-antitoxin system VapC family toxin, producing MRLLHLELQRERGSQQPAVYNDLHRQSNQRSHRVASSRQTPRRFAVGSEHSGVAIRDAGDSGTLVEVRRNPARSSARLRPEPRPLHPRSAEAMKTLFADTFFFLALLNANDEAHERARAACAQPGQRLVTTAWIINEVADGLARIPNRTGVIEFLNALKDDPEMEIIVPSRELLEAGINLYSRHADKEWTLTDCVSFVAMKEERISEALTGDPHFEQAGFKALLK
- a CDS encoding cupin domain-containing protein, translated to MPFVKLDELQAKQTFPGFKVRFVHSATMTLAHWDIEAGAVLPVHSHPHEQVANVIAGEFELTINGETQRLGPGSVGIIPSHAVHSGRAVTRCHIIDAFYPIREDYR